Within the Erigeron canadensis isolate Cc75 chromosome 6, C_canadensis_v1, whole genome shotgun sequence genome, the region TGGGAGATTGACTTATTATACATATTGTATTGTATGCTGTATATGTTCTATATATTAGCCTATTAAGGATAAACTAATCAAAATGTAATCTGTTCACTCACTTTTAGATATTTGTTTTCTGTCATGTAACCGAGAAACGAACAATTAGAATGACTATACCCGCTCCCATCCCATGACCTTAACACGATgtgttatgttatttttatgtttataccTGCTCCCATCCCATGACCTTAACCCAATgtgttatgttatttttatgttttttacaaAGTTGTTTGGGCGTGCTACCCGTTTAACTTATAagttatgattattatatatttttcttgaataGCTGAGATAAGTGATGATTTATGTCTTTCCTTAGACCATAGATATCAAAATCCTAACCCTCGTTGAGTAAAACTAAAACATCAAGATTAGTTCTACCACCTAACCATAACTTGTACTAATGCTCTTAGCCTCTCTGTTTTGTATGGTGAGTCATGAACTCCTGATATATGATGCGGAACTTTATCTTATTGCGTTGATCGTAAAATATGAAATTGGTTAATAATGAGCTTGGTTTGATCGATATTAGACTTGCTATTAAGAAACAGATTCACTCATACCATGTATGAATgaatgatagaaaaaaaaatgaaatacatGTAAAAGGATCAGGGAGAATGTGGCGGTTTATCTGCTCTGTTTATTTAATAACACACATACATCTCATCAAACTCAAATTCATTTAAActttagtatttttatttatatagttgatGAGGCTATGTGCCAAATATCTGCAAATACGTTTACTCACTTGCCTGGCAAATGTGAATATGATGGTCATCTAGTTATGGTGCCAATGACTGGGGCTCTGAATaatgttacatacttacattaCAGACAAGTATATACTAACAAAATAGAAGTTTAAATTGTATTCTATCATATACATCTGGGCTCTGGTGATTGAGCCTTAGAGCACCCCTAAATCCCAAATGTATCTATACGGGCTCCGTATTCATCATCCAATACGGTCCACACCATTATTCATCATCCAATACGGTCCACACCATTGGGCGTGGACCGTATTCGTTCATATTAGACCGCGTATTGGAGGCTTCCGTGGTGGTGAATACAGAGGTTtgcatgttgttttttttttatatcatcaacGACTacttctaataaaaaaaattaaattaaattaaaaattgaatgtAGGCCACAAATTTCAAACAGCTAGttctcaaaacttttaaaaaattcaacctttttcaccatttattcacttatttaacctattttcattcattcaaccAAAACTCAAACACATACTTTCCAAATCCAATCCATTCTTCAAACTAAAAATCACCATGTCTTTCATATCGAGCATCCATACATACACCATTGCTTAGCGATGACGACAGTGATGACGAGCTCATGGCTATCATGAAAGATTGAGTGGAGCTCAATGAGGCCGAACCGTCCCAGAATTTAACTCGGGAACCGGTTTATAGAGGTCGGTATGGGACTTATGACCGACTCATGATAGATTATTTCATTGAAGACTCAACGTTTGCGCCGCACCATTTTAGGCGGCATTTTCGATTGTCAAAGAACTTGTTCATGCGCTTCATTTGCGATATACAAAGCTACTTTTTGTCTCCAAAACCAAAGCATTTTACCCGTATGGAAGACTTACGTGTCGACGCAAGAAAAAGGGTTGGTTTTACTACCATCCATAAATGTCTATCTGCCATACGACAACTAGCGTATGGCAAATGTCCGGACTTACTTGATGAATATTTTCATATGGGGGAGCAAACAACTAGAATATGTCTTGAAGATTTTTGTAAGTGTGTTTTTGAGCTTTATGCAGCCGAGTATTTGTGAAAACCCACGCCTGGTGACATACAACGTTTGCTAAGCAAACACGAAGAACTTCATGGGTTTCCGGGGATGTTAGGAAGCATCGATTGTATGCATTGGCCATGGAAAAACTGTCCAAAATCATGGCAAGGGCAATATACTCGTGGTGATACCTGACGTCCAACcatcatgcttgaagcggttgcATCTTATGATTTATGGATATGGCATGCATGTTTTGGCGCTGCAGGATCTAACAACGACATAAACGTCCCAAATCAGTCAAATTTGTTTaggtatttttaatataatttattgcttttttaacaaaatttatcgctttttagtatattttaTCGCTTAATTTATAACATGTaacatatttattaaatatagggAAATAATTGAGGATACGGCTCCTGATACTTCATTTAGCGTTAACGGGACCGAGTATAAGAAGGCATACTACCTTGCTGACGGCATTTATCCAGAGTGGTCTATGTTTGTGAAGTCGTTCTCATGCCCACAAGACgagaaaaggaaaaagtttaagaaGTACCAAGAAAGTGCTCGAAAAGATGTTGAGCGGGCATTCGGAGTTCTTCGAGGTCGTTAGGAGATACTTCAGGCACCGGCAAAAGCCATGAGTGTTAATAAGATTCGCCAAactatgtatgtgtgtgttatatTGCATAACATGATTGTTGAGGATTCGGGAAATGCCATAACCTCTTTCGAAGAGGATTTCATTAATAAGCCACGTAACTTACCACAGCGAACATTCGAGGAGAGGCTAAAGTTGCATGAGCGGGCCATCAAGAAACTTTGAGACCGACACGTCCACCATTCTCTACGTCATGATCTCGTCGAGCATATTTGGAGTCTTCCGTAAGCCTTGTTGCGTTTAAGTCATTTGTaggattgttttttattttaaatgcattttaatggtttttttttatgtatgctactcgttttttattaataaaatggtatTTTAGGATTTAACATAATATTTGTgtctattttataaattatatttgtggttttacttattaaaagtttgaaaataaatatgttggagTGTATTCGAATGTATTAGATGTATTGGGTATTGGGTATGAATTGAGAAAAATGTATTGGAAAGAGGTTTTGCTGATGTAGCACTATATTGGTTAGTATTAAGGCAACCCATTGGAGGTGCTCTTATGAACTGGGTATTGGACTTAACCAGGCCTAATCTTACACTGGTCTTTATATATACAGCCACTAGGTTTTCTTGTGCATGACCAGGAGTCCAGGACTGATCAACCATATCGGTCAAAATGTCAAATTATAGCCTTATAGGTAAGGTAGCAAACTAAATATTCTAAAAATAAGTGTATACTCTATAAATACACTAAAGGTACGTTTGGTGGGGAAAAtttcaaagaaataaaataaagagaaatgaaattgactaaaaaatttaattaattccTTTGTTTGGTAAGGACAAAATATTGATCGGAGGAATGACTAGAAATCATTTTTTATGTTTGGTAAAAGacgaaagaaatgaaaataaacTTGTGTTGGTACaagatattttttcttttctgcaTTAGATATTATCTCATCTTAATAAATGAATTCATCATtgaattatcaaaataaaaacaaaaatcctATTTTGCTTCCGACATATCCATCATTTCAAACAAACATGTACAAACCCAGATTTTATCAACAAACCCAATTTCATAAACAAGCCCAGATTTCATCTTTTTAAACCCAAATATATGCAAGTTTAAATCATAAACTCAGATTTCATCAAGAAACCATCAAACTCCATTAAATGAATCCAAGATTCACAACTTAGATATAGTAAAATAGTTTGTTTCAAATTTACACATACATTAGATCtgacaacaaattaaaacactAGAGCTAACAAGAAAAGAAATTGGGATGaagaagaaataaagaaaataaaaaagaaatatgtgATGGTGGTAGCAGCAAGAACATCATCGTACCACACACCACCGTTGACCACCATCACGCACCACCGTCGACTACCACTGGGAATCCCCGTCAACCACCACTAGGCACTGTCCACAGCCGACCACCACGCACCACCGTCGCGCATCATTTTGGTATATCCCTATTTGAAGATCTTGAtcatatttcttgtttttttatttgatggGTTTTCATATAGATCTTGATGGGTTTTCAACTATAAACACATGGTGGTTAGAAGGGTTTATTGGTAACGGAAAAAGAGAAGTGGGGTGAATTAGATGTAGGAGGTGAGAAAGTTGGAGAAGAAATGATTTACTGGGATAAGAGGGGCTATAAAATCTTCATAAGTGTGAGGAATGTGCAATGCACGTGGTATAGTTTTTATAGCCATCTTGTTTAAAGTCTAGTCCATTTCTCAGTGAAAAACACTGAGAATTTACTATGAAGAAAGTTCATTTCCTTCCAAAATGTGAAGAAATCAAATTACAAAGGAGCTAATTTCTCGAGAGTTATAATTCTCCTGTTCATAATTTCTTTTCTCTACCAAACAGagaaatcatttcattttcatttctttatgtCCATATCCCCTACCAAACACACCCTAAGTTGTTACcaataaaatgtcattttataatcactaaaatatttttggatcAGTTAATATATGTAAGTAAACAACTgttataaaataagtaaaaagggAAACAAGAATGAGACGGAAAATGAGATTGATGGGTGGTtaacaattgtttttttttcctgtaTCAATGATCAGTTGATGTAGTGGTTTGGAAATCCCTTGATAACTTATAGCTCTCCGGTTTGAATCTCCATGTCTACCAATTTTAAGATATAGGTGTCCCTCTATGAGAGCTTGGTCTGGGTTTATCCCTACTAATCATCGTACTTTTGGATGAATTAGTAGGGAAATAGGCATTGTTGTTTTCGCAGATCCGATTAAAAAAACGTATGCTAGACCACTCGTTGTAGAATCATGACACGAAGCTTCAAGCAAAatttatctttcaaaaaaataataaaatcggCCGTTAACTTCAACTAACCAaatcaaagtatatatatgttaatgttatatgtataatgtatttacaAGCAAGTGTCAATTATCATTTTTAAAGAAATGGCATAATGTCCAAATTAAACCCCACCATCGTACCGCCGTGGGGAAACAATGTCACATGGTGGGTAGGGTCGGTGTTAAACAACCACCGGTGGCCACCTTTGTCATTAGGCAACTCTTCTCTTCGAAACTCCTTCAACCACAAACATATCTCTCTCCCTCTTTGCCCCATGCTCGTTGACAAACATACACacttgtatatgtatgtgtttgaTAAATCACAGTTTGGACAAATAATAGACATACACACAAGTATATGCTGTGTGAAACaatagatagatagtttggatttATTCAAATTTTGCAACAAGGTATGTAGTACAAATAATCATCCCAGGTTGGCATGATTCATGATGTACACAAAATATCTCTATTTTTTCAAACTTATTAATTACGGCAAGATATCTTAAATTAAGATCAAGTTATCTATATGATACTGGAATAATATACTACCATTTGCACAATGTGGCGACAtatggttttgattattttcggGTTAAGTCACTGAATAAATAATGTACTTTTactcatttacatggttgctcATTGAACTAGATTATTATTGATATGTATCACTcatatacttttcaattttttacatggttgaccaagtGTTGACTTGATAACTTGCTACAACAAGTTAATGTCTATATgcatggttgcccattgaactggatgactaatgtactttctctcatttacatggttgccatTGAActgaattattattatatatcaccaacaaacttttctatttttacatggttgaccaaatgTTGACCTGATGACCTACCTAACATGTTAAActctatatttacttttttttttccagaaattatCTTCATCAATTTTCCAGGCAAATATTCTGGTAAAAATTCCGGCAAACATGTTCTTTCGTTTCATATTGACCCAAACGTCCATAAACTAGGTCAAACTGCGTCGTCAGTTTGAAAATTTAGGTGATACTagactttaaaatattttcaggcGGGTTATTATTGAACGAAAGGAAAAGTAAAATCCTAGAGTACGGGTCATAACGGATTGAGTTGATTGCTGGGTTGTTAAAACTTTCAAGGTAGAAGATCATAGACTAATTTATATTGCTAgtacaattatattattatgatattaataaaaatataaacatatctaCTATATGCTTTTAcaattgttatataatattataatatagttatataataagtttctattgaaaattaatgaagaggatgaaaaataaaaatagatattaaCTTGTTATTGTAGGTTATCGGGTCAACATTTGatcaaccatgtaaaaattagaaaagtatGTGGGTGATGTATATTAGTATTTCAGTTCAATGGACAACCATGTAAATAAGGgaaagtacattagtcatccagtTCAATGAGGAACAATGTAAATAGACATTAACCTATTATAACATGTAATCAGGTCAGCaattggtcaaccatgtaaaaaatttaaaagtatatggGTGATACATATCAATAATCCAATTCAATGATCAAGCATGTAAATTACGGAAAATACATTGTTAATCTAGTGACTTAACCcattattttcttaaataactTACTAAAGACGGTCACAAATACAAACGAGTGACATGTTAATGCGGTGGACTTGACCTTCATGAGTGGAGGCAGTATGAGTATTGATAAATTGTCTTGATTCAGAGACTGTGTGCTGCTGGAGCAGTGTTTCTCGTCCTGGACTAATATGATTTTGTTTGGAGACAAATGACGATACTAGAATTAGATTTTATTGCAAAGGGGATTGATCGGTTGCCAGATTAAAACAGACTagttagaaaaaaatattgttaatttaaaaatttagaatgaaacttaattaaatattaCTCCGTATGTTATAGTTGAAGGGGGTTGAGCACCCTTTAGTCTTCGTACTAACTCAGCCTCTGTTTGAAGATATTGCGTCATCTGAGTACTCATCTCTGGATCTACTactaatataaattattttaacaaacttttaattaacttttactGGTTAAAAAGTTACGTGTGTAATTGGAAAGCATACTATGGAAATTACAACAATATTATAGCATAAAATCATCTTTTACCTTAATTTGTCCAGTAAACAACGACAATTTTTTGAAGTCGTATGTTGTCACCTCAGTCATATGTATCCACGAATTTTTTCAagttaaaaacattattaattagttaatccAAATATATAACCGACTTGCATCGAGTGCACCATATATGAGTCTAATGACCGAGTGCACATATATATGATCAGTCTAATTAATGACCTTATAGATGCAAATAAGATTGCATTAAATATTTCATGGCGTAAGATATGTTTTGTTATAGTCTTATAGACAACCTATATAACATTGGTGACTTTTAACCTTAATTGACTTGTAATTAAACGTAATTAAGTGAGAACGACTTTGTGAATGTATATGAATTATTGAAcgttttgacatgttttaacATAACGTTGGGTTTAAATGTGTTTACGGGTTCGTTTGGACGTTTAAATGATTAACGAATAGCTATTTGTCGAAATTAGCGGAGCGGGGCCTCAAAAATGAGACCCCATGACCGACCTCTCTATTCCCTCACCACACACTCTTCTCTTCTCTTTTccttatcctttttttttatctctcccTCTCTCACCCATATCATTCATTCTCCTTCTTCTTCATTTACCAAAATGCTCCACCATAAATTGATCATGAACCTTGCAAATCTTGTGTTGTTAGTGTTAAATTAACTAAACTTCTTGGCAATAATAACCTATATCATCAAAAGTCCAAGATTTTTCCAAGTTTCAAGTGTTCATCCAAGGTTTTAAGCCCTAAATTCGGATTTAAGGTTCTAGGCCGAATTGGTAAGTGATTCATAACTCAAAACGTTCCTTTTACATTGTAGGTTGCTTCCTTATTGTCAATCTAAACGTTTGGTGGTCCATATTGGCGAAATTTATGTGTTTTAGCTTAAAAACGTGTTTTTAATCAAATCGTTAGAAATTGGAATTGGGTTTGTGAATTGGTGTGCTTTTATGTCATGGTTATACTTGAATTTGGTTGTGTTAAAGTTTGATAACCGGATTTGGCTTCTAAGGTTGTCGATTTTTAGGTCAAAACCCGTTTTCTTGTTTTTCGTAATCTCCGGACGATGTTGATGAACTGACGGATGATCCGTGTTCATCACATCATCCGGCGGATCATCCGGCAGATCGTCCGCCAATCCCCTGTCCACCCCTAGCGttttcgttcggttatcggtcgactttCAATGATCCAAAGCTtgtttattagtattatatcatcattttacgatcaacaaaattgttaaaacacatttctaaacgctttgattttcaagtcaaattttggtgctaagtcatcGAACCGAATTTAACTAAAACCTTTCCCCTTGTCGCTTAAACGTTCTTGAATCACTTCTAAGTATCCTTGGGGGATTGTGGCATAGTTTAGCTAGCTAGACTTTATCGATTGAGGATACCTTGCGATGATAAATTGTTGATTTAATAGGTTGTGATCGTTGTGCTCCCCACTCACCCGTTTAAGCTCATTCTAGTGACTTCTAGGggccaaggtgagtttcgtaaaccctccctactcaattgagattcgggctgaaaagtatacgtgcttgttattgttgtttaatcgattgattgattgtttgattaacgtattgacttgttgctcggttaattatgcttccatttatgaatacttgttgtggtttgggtagttgtacatacatggaagacagttaatactttcaatgaataggagatgttgtgggaaggctgcgggtgaccctatatataagcatcaatgattccttgaaattagaatcgtaagaagtgtatgtgcattgtgttgttgattaatggaaaacgttttgataaGGATCGGGACATAGGATCTCGCATGATAACATTTTCCCCCTTAACGTGTTATAGATTTGTGATGGTGATAACGATTAAGTCCATGTTAATGGCATAATAAGCCCACGATTTGtggcataactttgttgttaacgatattgtttaacatgtatattgaatatgaatgtttagttgtaacgtaacgttgatattacgcatttgaaatatatgtaagtcgtgccgtgatattacgcatttgaaatatatgtaagtcatgcctggaacgtattttacgcatttgaaatatatgtaagtcgtgccattataactataattgaacgtaaacgttgacttgtattgatttgtgataacgtgaaaccttttagggtttccttggaacgTGGTTAAGTActctaatcctcgtatatcgttaacggttgttatcccgacacacttaTTTCCTGTTacttgtccctacgaactcaccaactttatgttgacgcgtgttagtacacttttcaggtgacagGTTAGCTCAAAGATGTAATGGATGATTGATTGCCTGATTTTGCTAGAATTGgatttggacttggacttcttggatccgtgattcattattccCGATTAGGGTTTATGCTTAGATGTGATCCGGTTTCTTGCACTactaaatggttcgtatggatttacttgatccttttatgcatttagtttactctacataatttccatgtcgtgctgtgcttttcttgtgataccccatgattctgccttgttggggtgttacaacctacaagaaaataaaatcatgcAATAAGAATGGTTTCATGCTCAAATTTCTTGATGGCCTTATTAATAATTTCATCATTCAATCCTCAATAGAGAAACATCAAGTTCTTTGCACTAGATAATAAGGATTAAGTATCCCAAAATGTAAGTaactttgcaactttttttattgtgtgtattcatataaatttttgaacattttatgtaattatctcgctaaattgaacgcataatgtaaaaatgtatatgtGGCAATTATATGAGCTGCCCACAGAAAAGTTGttgattggtcaacgtaaaaattttacattaagtgTTCGATTTAACGAGATAGTTACAtaaattattcaaaaattttgatacatacacacaatagaaaaagttacaaagttacttacactccgGGATACTAAACCCCAGATAATAATATGTGTAACTTTGTATGACCCCTAGGTTGTAATAACTAAAAAGTGTTATTCAGATGTGTTTTCTCTTAAATGAAGAGTTTTACTTGCAATTTGCAAACAATTAttaatttgaaaagttaaaaatcacGATGAAAGAAATAAAGATTTTTGAGGTTGTAATAAAGATAACTATTTTCATATAACATAGGGCCTTGTTtatcttttacttaataaacttaatagttaagaatttaatcatttagtcaaattttatgtttcttttttgacttaataaacaaaaataacagtcaattacttatattttacttaatacatacagacattCTTAATGCATTCAGTCATTTAATACACTCAgtacttaatgactaaaaaaaaacgGCCCTTACTCTTTAATATAAGATATATCCTCTTATATTGTCCTGACTTTTTATTCTTCACTTTTCGGAGTGTCGATAaatctaattatttatattgatttacAAGAAACTAAACAGTAATATATCCTCTTCTCGTATTTataaatttgtaacttttacACTAAAATGAGAAGTATTTAAGAATTAAGCCACGACCAAACTCTTTAGATATGTAAGATAGTGAAGGAAATGAtttaaaatgtctatgtaatggagtaatacgagtatatagaATGGATAAAAGGTTAAAGGACAAAACAGGTAAGTAACCATATAGATAAAACAAACGACCTTTTCTTTCTGAATAGTTTTAGGCAGAGCATCAGATACGggttatataagaaaaaatacaaaacaatcTTTTCAGTCACATATCATGATAGTGGCCATATTTTAAACTTATTCAACtttaaaatcgatcaaaatatTTGTAGTAGTGTCTAAATCAAATATTTGTACCTTGTGCCTATATTAATTACAGATATAGGGTTTGGTTTAGATCGAATTACATTGACATGATTAGAAAATTAGCATGTATATATCAATGTAGTTGTAAATCACAATGCTCCTTTTTGTGGCCCATTTTGTATATAGGGTTGAATCTATTTAATGTTTggttaaatgagttattatatAGTTGAAGTTATTGGTAGTTGGGTTTAAGCTTAAAAAAGAATTGGATTTAATTGATACTTgcagttaaaaagaaaaagaaaaaaagttgggTTTAAGCTTAAAGTAATAATATGATTGAGATTATTTGTGATATAATTGAGAGATGAGTGGTTGtgttagattaaaaaaaatactagtatatatatatatatatatattatataaatgataaatctagatatactttttaaattgtaatgaataataactttcatatacttttcaaaaaaaaaacctttttaaagtgtaatgaattaaatatatgtatatgtattataaaGACATAGCCGACGTTAAAGCAAGTATGTTAAGAACATATCTGAACTTTGAAGTGTCTGGTTATGAAGAAGTCACGAAAGTAACAGTTTTACGTATTGTCAAAATGTTTAGTCTTTTTTCGCTTGTTTTTACTTCCATTTTGTAATTTAGCATTCAACAGTAGgacaaataataaaaacttgAGTAGGCATCACTCATCAGTTGATataatcttttaattattaGGTGCATTTGGATTATAGTTGTTCCTGATTCAGTGGATGATTCTTGCAAGCTATTTCACGATTAATGCTGGATTTAACATGATATTTTACATGTTTTAGGTTACTAATTATCAATCTGAACGTGACATGAGATGTTTCAATACAGTAATAAGCTAGTCATTTTCTTCGCATGTTGTCACAGAATATGCTTTTACATGATAAAATATTGGATACAAAcaatcactacaacaaaaatgtcatttactCACACTTACTTTAAacaagtgtgaacaaatttcttaatttgttcacacttaaaaatgtttaaaaagtattcatatttaaaagtgtgaaaaaatttgaaaaatcataaatttttcacacttatatatgtggaaaaaaaaaagttcactcttccaagtgtgtaaaactatataaattgttCACACTTTGAAGTGTAAGGAATAATTTATAACACCAATTTTTTTCACACAATGAAGGTGTCGAGAAATTAggtgttacaatttgactttcacacttttaagtgtgaatatgtttgacatttgttcatacttttaggtgtgaattttttctttccacatatataagtgtgaaaaaattataatgtttcaaaaattttcacacttttatgtgtgtgtattttttaaacatttttaagcgtgaataaattaagaaatttcttcacacttctttAGAAGAAGTgtgaaaataaatgaaaatttttttgtaGTGAATATATTGTATATGTAGTATTAGTTTAATACCAATACATTTATACGAAACTTTCGAACACAAACTTAATAAAGACAACAAAGATATAACAATGATAgaaataacatataaaaacaataaggaaaataagatatataaaacgtataacaaaacaataattaatTCTATACAAATAATAACACTCTGATGATGGTGATCCTATATTGTATATTGCTTTAGACGTTACATGAACATTATACGTAAGGATGGTGAATAGTAGTATCTATTGAAAGACAGATAAGGCATCTaaatttgttttcaactttactagtaaagttagAAGCATTTTGACCTTTAGattgaaatcaaatgtcaagattcaaagatcatctttaaatcttgacctttgattttaattcaagagtTA harbors:
- the LOC122606231 gene encoding uncharacterized protein LOC122606231, yielding MLEAVASYDLWIWHACFGAAGSNNDINVPNQSNLFREIIEDTAPDTSFSVNGTEYKKAYYLADGIYPEWSMFVKSFSCPQDEKRKKFKKYQESARKDVERAFGVLRGR